In Lachnospiraceae bacterium, the DNA window AAAACAGTGTATTCTTCTTTTATCAGGGAATGCGTACCTTCCGTCCGTGATCCCCATGTGCATCATCATGCCTACGCTGATCCTTATAGGCGCCAGTAATGTTTTTGGTGTCCAGATGCTGGTCCCACTGGGAAAAGAAACGATCGTTCTGTATTCGGAATGTGCAGGAGCTGTGGCTGATATTATCCTGAATGCTGTTTTTATCCCCAGATATGGGGCTTCGGGAGCTGCATTTGGAACGCTGGTGGCAGAGGCAGTAGTCCTTGTGGTGCAGGCAGCAGCACTTAAAAATATGGCATGGGAGATCATTAAGAAGGTAGAAGTGTGGAAGATATTACCGGCAGCGGCTCTGTCCGGCGCAGCTATGATATTTATCAAAAATAAGCTGAATATGCCGGTATTTCCGGTGCTGGTGATCTGCTTTAGTGTATTCTTCAGTATTTATGGGATCCTGCTTCTTGGGATGAAAGAACGGATCCTGATGGAACTGCTGCGTACAGCCGCAAAACGATTGAAACAAAAGGAGCGAGAGGAATAATGGAAGTTCAACTGCAAAGTGTATTACTGCAGCAGGATAACATATGTGGTATTACGGACATGTATTATCATGATGCTTTTGGAAGACTCACATTTAATGGTTACTTTAATCTTATTTATATCGCAAAGCGGAAAAAATATACGAATCTTACAGGAATCAGTTTAAAAATCCGGTTAAGAGGCTTCAAAAAGCTTATCCTGATGCATGACAAAGACGACATACAGGAAATAGAACTGGATGGAGAAAATGAAAAAGAATACGTGGTTCCATTTCCATATGATAAATATAATGATGGAGTATTTGCCTTTGCACTGATCGTGGAAGACCGGTTAAAATGGGTGCTGGAAGGCATGTACTGGGGCGAGGTCGATGAAAAATCCTTCCGGAAAGTAAATATAGGAATTGATATCTGTACTTACAAAAGAGAAGGCTATGTTTTCCAGAACCTCAGGAGACTTTACGAAAATATCTTCACTCAGCCTGAGCTGGAGGTATCACACCACAGCCATATCTTCCTGATCGATAATGGAAGAAGCCTGTGCAATGGCAGGAGAGTCAACGAACTGGCAGCAAAGATGAAGGATAAGATAGATATCATCCAAAATATGAACGCCGGAGGCGCCGGGGGCTTTACCAGAGGGATGATAGAGATCATGAACCGCAAAGAAAAAGAGGGATACAGCCATGTTCTCCTTATGGATGATGATGCAATCATACAGCCGGACCTTCTGGTGCGGCTTTACGGCTTTTTAACTGTTTTAAAAGAAGAGTGGAAGGACATGACTGTAGGCGGAACACTTCTGCGCCAGGAAAACCAGAGGTACAGCTTCAGCGCAGGTGAGTGGTGGGAAAAGGGAAAAACCACACCAAACCAGTACTACAACTTTGATCTGACTTATTATGAAAGTGGAGTTGATCATTTCGTCCTTGAAGCAGCCAACGAGCATAAGCTGTATTCAGGCTGGTGGTGCTGCTGCTATTCCCTGAACGTAGTAAGAGAAGACAATCTTCCATTCCAGTTCTTCGTACACCACGATGATATTGAATATGGAATACGAAACCGGGATGTGGGTATCACATTCTTAAATGGCATCTGTGTCTGGCACCGGGATGTGCGAGGTGCCATGCCCGGCATCATGTCCTACTATGACATGAGGAACTTTCTGATAGAAATGGTATTACAGAAGAATTCACTGTTCCTGATAATGAAACATACCATCCGTAAGATGGCGGGAATGCTTCTCAGATACCGGTATAAAGACACGAAGCTTACCTGTGAAGGTGTCCTGGATTTCTTAAAAGGACCTAAATGGATCTGGGAGCTGAACCCGGAAGAAATGAACACAGAGTTAGCTA includes these proteins:
- a CDS encoding glycosyltransferase, which codes for MEVQLQSVLLQQDNICGITDMYYHDAFGRLTFNGYFNLIYIAKRKKYTNLTGISLKIRLRGFKKLILMHDKDDIQEIELDGENEKEYVVPFPYDKYNDGVFAFALIVEDRLKWVLEGMYWGEVDEKSFRKVNIGIDICTYKREGYVFQNLRRLYENIFTQPELEVSHHSHIFLIDNGRSLCNGRRVNELAAKMKDKIDIIQNMNAGGAGGFTRGMIEIMNRKEKEGYSHVLLMDDDAIIQPDLLVRLYGFLTVLKEEWKDMTVGGTLLRQENQRYSFSAGEWWEKGKTTPNQYYNFDLTYYESGVDHFVLEAANEHKLYSGWWCCCYSLNVVREDNLPFQFFVHHDDIEYGIRNRDVGITFLNGICVWHRDVRGAMPGIMSYYDMRNFLIEMVLQKNSLFLIMKHTIRKMAGMLLRYRYKDTKLTCEGVLDFLKGPKWIWELNPEEMNTELAKLADKLSYIDEFREGPVPLVKAGDPIKDYQKHDEVVIWDKQSERAILVKKDLIQTIICMGYILEALCCLLFKYRKAAKEYRRDIGKYTTKEAWEKYLGLDENEREKEELKAEPKTERKVKQKEEWKAKWK